The following nucleotide sequence is from uncultured Draconibacterium sp..
CGTTGTTGTGTTTTCAAAATGGATTTTGCTTCACCATCAAACGGGGCATCAAGTGTAAACAGCTCGTCTCTGAAATCAACTTCAACAGCCGGGTCGCCACCATCAAGTGGTTGTACATAATAAATACTTGCCGGTTTATCGGCACGCCATCTCAGGCCGCGTATTTCTTTTGTTGTTGACATAAAACCTTTTGGCCGAACTTCCTCAAGTGGCACATCGCGTACTACTTTAATCAGGTTCCCAGCTTTGTCGTAAATTGTTGTTTTAGAGGGGAAACGACTGTAGGTAACAAGATACGAGAAAGGCAGGTCAAGATTAGAGATCATCACGTATTCTCCGTCAGGCGAAAAACTCATGCCTGTATACATAGCAGTTTCTTTCCATTCCGATGTGTTACCGTCAAGATCTACAGTGTAAATTGTTGACTTTGCCAATTGCTGAAAATTTAATTCGTCGGCTTTATCTTTTAGCAAATCCTGGTAAGTTCGGTTTTGTGCTTTTTGTCCGTCGCTAACCGATACTTTCGGACCGGTTGGTACAGCAGTTGCTTTGTCAATCAATGGTTTTTTGTCGGCCGGAAGCATTTTTACAAGAAGCTGGTTGTTGTCTTCGAACCACTCGAACGCAGAACCGATATTTGCGTTTAGTTTTGCATCGGTAAGTTTTTTACAAGTGGCCTTTTCAATATCCAGTACCCATAATTCAACACCCTCGTCAACGGTATTGGTAAAAGCCATTTTGCTCTGGTCTGGCGACCAGGTAAAATTAGCCAGTCGCTCTGTTGCGGGCACATTGCTCACCTCAATCTCGTTTGGTTCGCCAACTTTCATCAACGAAATATTGGTGTAGTAACGGGTTCGGCTACCAATGTTGGTAACCGGATTAATACGTAGACCGGCTAGTCGCAGTTCTGGTTCCGATAGTTCAGCAATACTTTTAAACTGGTTTCGGTGCAGCAAAACGATATTTTCATTTTTGGCATCGAAAACTGCCGAAGGAACTGCCGGCGCATCAATTAATTCCAGAATTTCTTTGGGTGGTTTTTGGTACTCGATATCCACCTGGGCGGCAGCACCAAAATACATCAGGAAAGCAATGCAGAACGTAGTGAGTTTTTTCAATAATTTCATCATGTTTTTTTCGAATGTTTGTATTAGACTTATAAATAATATTTTGAGTTTTTTGAACTTCGATAAAAATCATCGTTCGAATAATAAATAATGCAAAATTCTATTAAATGTTCACAAGTCTTTTTTGATGATTTGCAGAATAAGAATAGTTGGTATAAAATTGGTTTGATAGCGCAAGATAGTAATTTCTAATTATCTTTGTTCGTATGCAAAAAAACGATTCTGAGAAACCATTGATTTTGGTGACCAACGATGATGGAATTCATGCAAAAGGTTTGCGTGAACTGGTGGAGGTAATGCAGTTTTTTGGTGATGTGGTTGTTATTTCTTCGGAAGTTTCCATGTCGGGGAAAGCCTGTGGAATTACAGTTGATCAGCCGCTGCGTGCTGTGCCTGTTGAAAAAATACACGGAGTACCAACTTTTAAATGTAACGGCACACCGGTTGATAGTGTAAAATTGAGTTTTAACAGCTTGTTCGAGCGCACACCCGATTATGTGGTGTCGGGAATTAACCACGGATCCAATGCATCGATTAGTGTAATTTACAGCGGAACAATGGGAGCCGCTATTGAAGGAGGCCTTCATGGTGTGCCCTCAATTGGTTTTTCGTTGGACGATTACAGTTCCGAAGCCGATTTTTCAAAAGCCAAATTGGTTGTGGCCCGTGTTTTTCAGAGTGTTATTGAGAATGGGATTCCGGCCTTTACCTGTTTAAATGTGAATATTCCGAAGGGAAAGCCCGAGGGTATAAAAGTTTGCCGCCAGGCACACGGAAAGTGGATGGAAGAGTTTGAAAAACGAACCGATCCGCACGGAAGAGAATATCACTGGCTTTCAGGATATTTTCAGAATTTGGATGAAGAAACTGAAGACACCGATATTTTTGCGTTAGAAAATAATTTTGCCACAGTGGTTCCCGTTCGGGTTGATATGACTTGCTACGAAACCAAAGAGCAAATTAAGTCGTGGAAATTTTAATATGCCCAGAAATAAAAAAAATAAATACGATAAAGTTGGAGTAGGAGTTTTAACCGGACTTTTTTTACCAATTGTTATTTTTTTTATGGTTTATCTGGTTGGTGAGAATGACATGTCGTTTTTGGATTACGCTGCCGGAATGTGGCGAATGCAGGCACTGGTAAAAATTGGCAGTTTGTGCGTATTTACCAATGTAGCTGCATTTTGGTTTTTTTTACGTTTGAAGTACGAAAAAGCTGCACGCGGTGTTTTGGGAGTCACAATTCTATATGCTTTTGTGGTGTTAATTTCACTATCAATTTAATATGCGATACTACATTATAGCGGGCGAAGCATCGGGCGATTTGCATGGCTCAAACCTGATGAAAGAACTGAAAGCCGCCGATAAAAAAGCCGGATTTCGTTTTTTTGGCGGCGATAAAATGCAAGCTGTTGGTGGCGAGTTGGTTAAACATTACCGCGAAATGGCGTTTATGGGTTTTGTGAATGTAATTCTGAATATCAGAACCATAAAACGCAACATGGAGTTTTGCAAAAAAGATTTAATCAACTACAAACCCGATGTACTGATTTTAATTGATTACCCCGGATTCAACCTGCGAATTGCAGAATTTGCCAAACTAAACAACATAAGAGTTTACTATTACATTTCGCCAAAATTGTGGGCGTGGAAAGAATACCGTGTTAAAAAAGTGCGGGCTTTTGTTGACGAACTATTTACCATTTTTCCGTTTGAAACCGAGTTTTATAAAAAGCACGGTATTGATGTAAATTATGTGGGAAATCCGCTTTTTGACTCAATAAAAGAATTTGAAAAGACAGCGCAATCATCTGCCGATTTTAAAGCCAACAATGGTTTGGATGAACGCCCGATAATTGCCTTGCTGGCCGGAAGTCGGGTGCAGGAAATAAAAGGTACACTTCCTGTAATGAAAAAGGCTGTTGAAGGGCGTGACGATTACCAGGTTGTGCTGGCCGGAGTGTCGTCGGTTGACAAAGCATTGTACGATGGAATATTGCAGGGTAGCAACATAAAAGTGCTGTACGAATCTACTTACGATTTGCTGAATAATGCGCATACAGCTTTGGTTGCATCAGGTACCGCGGCCTTGGAAACAGCTTTGTTTCATGTGCCACAAACTGTACTTTACAAAGTTGAAGGCGGCGTGTTGGTGCATTACATTATGGCCGCAGTTTTAAAGATTGACTGGGTGTCGCTGCCCAATATTATTCTGGGTAAAATGGCCGTAAAAGAGCTGCTTCAAAAAGATATGACCGTTAAGAAAGTAACAGCAGAACTGGATCGATTGCTCGCCGATGAAACATATCGCAGTAGGATTCTGTCCGATTACCAGGAAATGCAACAACTAATGGGAGAGCCGGGATGCTCTAAACGGGCAGCTGAAAAAATGGTTTCGTTACTGCAATGAAGAAATTGTTCTATTTAAATAAAAGATGGAGTTATGCCGCCGGATTTTTTCTTTTTAGCTTGGTGGCGTGTTTTCTATTAATGAGTCTCTTGTCAGCAAAATCACTCAGTCTGCCACATTCATATTTGTGGTCGATAGGAATACTTTTAGGGTTCGGTCTGTTGATTGCAGTTTTGGTAATTACATTGCAAACTCTGGTAAAAGAAGTTGAAGTTGACAAGGATTGTTTTATTCTTCATTTCTTTTTGTTCAATCAAAAAATGTATAGGTTTAATCAACTCAAGCAATATGCAACTGCCGTTTATGGAAATGGTCGTTACATTATGGCTCATTCCGTAATTTTAGAATTTGATGATGGGAGACGCTACCAGGTTGCCGACCCGATAATTGAAAATTACAAGCAGTTTTATGAATATATGAAGGAGAATAAATTTAATTGTTTTGGATATATTGGACAAAATAACTGGAGAAAGAAAAATAAACCGTTTTCGAAAAAATGGGTTGTTGAGCGCAACGAAAAAGATTTAATTAAAGCCATTGAGAAAAGGAAAGGTGTGATAATTTTGTACATCTATGGAATAATTGCACTTGCAATGAATTATGCGATGGTGCGTTATCTTATTTTCTAATTAAAAGCAACAGAAGTGTATAGCTTATTTAAAAAAGAAATAAAAACTTTCCTTGGATCGCTGATCGGTTACCTGGCCGTACTGGTTTTTTTATTGGTAACCGGTTTGTTTCTATGGATTTTTCCGGGCAATTACAATATTCCTGACAATAATTATGCAACGCTGCAGGGGCTTTTTACGCTGGCGCCGTGGCTGTACCTGTTTCTGGTACCTGCTATTACCATGCGAATGTTCGCCGACGAAAAACGCAGCGGAACCATCGAAATTCTGCTTACACGCCCACTTGCTGATTTCCAGTTGGTAATGGCCAAATTCCTGGCCGGATTGGTGCTTGTCGTTTTCTCGTTGTTACCCACTTTTCTTTATTTTATATCGGTTTATTGGTTGGGAAACCCTGTTGGAAGTATCGACACCGGTGCAACCTGGGGATCGTTTATGGGGCTGTTTTTCCTGGCAACTATTTATGTGGCCATTGGCATTTTTGCCTCGTCGCTAACTGATAACCAAATTGTTTCTTTCATTTTCGGAATGTCGCTGTCGTTTATTTTTTACCTCGGTTTCGAGTTTGTGGCATCGGCAGAAGTTCCGTATTTGCTGGAGCAACTTTTCTCGTGGCTGAGTATTAACGATCATTACCTTTCCATTTCGCGGGGTGTGGTCGATATGCGCGATATCCTCTATTTTATCGGAATGGCCTTTTTGTTTTTGTACGGCACCACCTTAATCTTACGAAAAGGCAAACTCCGAAAAACAAAGGCAAAAGTTCGTGCAGTAGTAATTCCGCTGGCCGTTTTACTGGTACTGGCTATTTCATCCAATTTTTTGTATCGTATCGATCTTACAGCCGAAAAACGTTATTCGCTTTCGGATGTGAGTAAACAAATGGTAAGCGGATTGGAAGCACCGGTGGAAGTGGAATTGTACTTGAGTGGTGAACTGGAAGCGGGATTGCGAAAAATACAAAACGAAGTACTGGAGAAAATTGCGGTACTGAATGCATACAGTTCGGCGCCGATTCGGGTGCGTATATTTAATCCGTACAGTATTGGGAATATCGAAAAGCAGGAAGAATTTATCGCCGACATCGTAAACAGAGGGGTGCCGCGAATTAATTTTGGGCATAAAACCGAGCAAGGTGTGAGTTCCCGTTTTATATTTCCCGGAGCAATAATTCGTTACCAAAACAAAGAGCTGGCGGTTAATTTTCTGAAAAATAATCCGTACACCAGTTACGAAAATAACTTTAATCACTCGGTAGAGACCATCGAGTTTGAGTTGGTAAATGCCTTTCATAAATTGATGCGAAAGAAGAAATCGGTACTAGCATTCTTACAGGGACACGATGAGGCGAATCAATACGAAGTGGCCGATATTGCGCGTGCACTTTCTGCCGATTTTGAAATTGACATGATGGAAGCTGCCGACCTGGAAGATTCGGACGTAGATATTTTGGTAATCGCCAATCCGAAAAAGGAATTCCCCGAAACTTCCAAAATTGCCATCGATCAGTACCTGATGAAAGGTGGCAAACTGATGTGGCTTGTTGATCCGGTGCAGGTGAGTTTAGATAGTTTGAGTAAAGGATTTCAAACGTATTCTTTTCCAAACGACATGAATTTGGGCGACCAGTTGTTTCGCTACGGTGTGCGTTTAAATTACGAATTGCTACAGGATGTAAACTGTATTCAGATTCGTGTAAACACGGCGGCACCGGGAAATCCGCCACGTTATACTTTACATCCGTGGTATTATTCGCCGCTGCTAACACCCAACGACAATAACCCGATAAGCCGAAACCTGAACTGGGTAAAAACCGAGTTTGTTTCGTCGCTAGATACCGTTTCTGCCAATTCAACCATTCAAAAAGAGGTGATTCTGAGTACATCGCCTTATGCCCGACGGATAAAAGCACCGTCGTCGGTAAGCCTAGGAAATATTAACAATCCGCCGGCTCGCGAGTTGTTCACGCAGTCGGATATTCCGGTTGGTGTTTTGTTGGAAGGTGTTTTTACTTCGAACTATAAAAACCGCATGGTGGAAAATTACGGTTATTCTTCGGCCGACATCATTACGGAAAGTCAGCCTACACAAATGATCGTGATTGCCGACGGTGGAATGATCACCAATAAAGTCAACTATTCTACCAATCCACCTAAAATTCAGGAACTTGGTTATGACGAAGTTTCGGGACAGGTTTTCGGAAATAAGGAATTTTTGATCAACGCTATTTCGTACCTCGATGATAAACAGGGAATTATGCAGTTGCGTGGGCGGTCGCTAAAATTACGGTTGCTCGATAAAGTAAAACTGCGCGAAGAAGCCGCTTTCTGGAAATGGCTGAATGTATTGCTGCCACTGCTTTTGATCATTGTTTTTGCACTGGTTTACAACCTTGTCCGTAAATACAAATACAACCGTTCATAAAATAGGGTAAAATCCCTTTTATCACGATAGGGATAATTCATGAAAGTTTGTATATTCGTATACTTAGATTGGTGTCAACCGAAGCACCGTTAAGTATGAAATCAAAAAAATAAATCGAAATAAATGAAGTTTGTAGTTTCAAGCACCGAATTACTGAGCCACCTTTCTGCAATTAGTAAGGTAATCAGCAGTAAAAGTACAATGCCAATTCTCGATAACTTCTTGTTTCAGTTAAGCGAAACAGAGTTAACTATAACAGCTTCCGATCTGGAGTCGACTTTAATTACCAGCCTCGAGTTGGATAATATTGAAGGAGAAGGAGCCGTTGCAGTTCCGGCAAAATTAATAACTGATACGCTAAAAGAATTTCCGGAGCAACCGCTGACATTTCAGATTGATGGTGATTCGTACCTTGTTGAAATTTATTCAGACAATGGTAAGTTCAGCATTATGGGCCAAAATGCCGAGGATTTCCCGGAGCAGCCACAGTTGGATGATGAAGGTGCATCGTCGATCGATGTTAGCCATGTTGTACTTCAAAAAGGTATTGAAAAAACTTTGTTTGCTACTGCCGACGACGAGTTACGTCCGGTAATGAATGGTATTTACGTGGAGTTGACTCCTGATTTTATGAGCTTTGTTGCTTCGGATGCGCACAAGCTGGTACGTTACCGTCGTTTGGATGCAAAAGCTGAATTCGAGTCATCGTTTATTTTGCCTAAAAAGCCGGCCAGTTTATTGAAAAACCTGTTGCCAAAAGAAGAGTTTGATGTAAAACTGGAATTCGACGATAAAAATGCCTTTTTTACATTGAGCAACTACAAACTGATCTGTCGTTTGGTAGAAGGAAATTACCCAACTTATAACTCGGTAATTCCTACCAACAATCCAAACAAAATGATCATCGATCGTCTGAATTTCTTCAACACCGTAAAACGTGTTTCTGTATTCTCGAACCAGGCGAGCAACTTGGTAAAACTGAATATTACTGACAACCAGTTAGTGGTTTCGGCACAAGATATCGACTTCTCTATTTCGGCAGTTGAACGCATCAATTGCGAATACGAAGGCGAAGAAATTGAAATTGGTTTCAAATCAACTTTCCTGCAGGAAATTTTGACCAATATTTCAACCGGCGATGTTAAAGTTGAAATGAGCGATCCAACACGTGCAGGCTTGTTACTTCCGGCAGAAAATGAGGAAGACGAAGACATGTTGATGTTGCTGATGCCAATGATGATAAACGTTTAAAAAAGTATAACGATAAACCGAAAAGGTATCCGGGAACGCAGGTTTTAGGGTACCTTTTTTAATTCATACCCACCATGAAGTTACATTTAAAAAACGCTTTGGTTTTTTTAGATCTGGAAACCACCGGAATAAACATTGTTACGGATCGAATTGTGGAGATTGCACTAATAAAAGTTAATGTTGACGGAACAGAGGAAGAAAAACTGATGCGCATAAATCCTGAGCAACCGATTCCGATTGAAGCATCTTTGATCCACGGAATTTACGACGAGGATGTTAAAGACGCACCAACTTTTAAAGAGGTGGCAAAAACGTTGGCAAAATTTATGGAAGGATGCGATCTGGCAGGTTTTAATTCCAATCGTTTTGATATTCCGTTACTGGCCGAAGAGTTTTTACGTGCCGAGGTGGATGTTGATTTTAAAAAGCGCAAATTTATTGATGTGCAGGCCATTTTCCACAAAATGGAAAAACGTACACTGGCAGCGGCATACAAATTTTATTGTAACCAGGAATTAACCGATGCGCACAGTGCCATGGCCGATACAAAGGCAACTTACGAAGTGCTGAAATCGCAGCTCGATAAATACAAAGGTGTGGAGTATGAAGATGCTAAAGGAAAAAAATCAACTCCGATTGAAAACGATGTAAATAAGTTGAGCGAATTCTCGTCGTACGACCGCAATGTTGATTTTGTAGGCCGCATTGTTTACGATGAAAATGGTGTTGAGGTATTTAATTTCGGTAAGAACAAAGGAGTGCCGGTTGAGCAGGTTTTACAAGAACAACCCGGTTACTTTGGCTGGATTTTAAACAGCGAATTTCCGCTGTATACTAAAAAAGTACTTACGCAGTTAAAATTAAAAATGATGAGCAAGTAAAGCTTGTCATTTCGAAGGAGGAACGACTGAGAATTGAAAATCAGCGGAGCTAAATCTGTTACAGATTTCCCGCTGTGCTCGAAATGACAGTGTAATTGTAAAGCTTTGAATCATGAAAATAATTTGCATAGGAAGAAATTACGTGGCTCATGCCAGGGAGCTGGGCAATGACGTACCCGAAGAACCCATATTTTTCATGAAGCCGGATACGGCCTTATTGAGGAATAATGATCCGTTCTATATCCCGGACTGGACCAACGAGGTGCATCACGAAATTGAGTTGGTGATCAAGATAAATCGTATTGGCAAAAACATTGAGAAACGCTTTGCCCACCGTTATTATGATGAGGTTGGCTTGGGAATCGATTTCACGGCCCGCGATGTGCAGGCGAAGCTTAAAGCAAAAGGACTGCCCTGGGAAAAAGCCAAAGCTTTTGATAAGTCGGCGGTGTTGAGTAATACTTTTTTGCCCAAATCAATTTTCCCCGATCAGGAGGCAATCGGTTTTCGGTTGGACATAAATGGCGATACGGTTCAGGAATCACATTCGGGATTGATGATCTTTGATTTTGATGAGTTGATTGCTCATATCTCAAAATACGTCACCCTTAAAATTGGTGACCTGATTTACACCGGAACACCCGCAAATGTTGGTCCGGTTGCCATCGGCGATCGTTTGGAAGGGTATCTGGAGGACAAGAAATTGTTTGATTTTGAAGTTAAGTAAGTCCATTAAAAATATTTCTTACCCCGGCTTTTAAGCCGGGGTTTATTATATCCTGTAAACCGGGCTTTAGCCCTTAATTTTGTAAAATGGAAAATTATCACTTTGAATTAGAAATGCAGGTACGCGATTACGAATGCGACATTCAGGGAATTGTAAATAACGCTGTTTACCAAAACTACCTGGAACATACTCGTCATAAATTTTTGAACCATGTTGGGCTCGATTTTGCCAAACTCCACGACGAGGGAATCGACGCAGTGGTTATAAAAGCCGAGTTGGAATACAAATTTCCGTTACGTCCCGGCGACGACTTTTTAGTTCGTTTGAAGATAGGAAAACAAGGTCGTTTACGCATTGTGTTTTTGCAGGAGGTAATTCGTAAAACCGATGAAAAACTGATGATAAAAGGCCGTATTACTTCAGTTCTTACACGAAATGGCCGGCCACTGTCACCCGAAATTCTGGAAAGTAAATTTAAAGAGGCTGGAATTGTTATTGAGGAAGTTTAAATTAGTTTCTCTTCAATACGAAATTCTTTTGCTTCAATACCATTGGTTTTTAGCGCCGATTTAAATCCTTCGTTCATCATTCGTCCCAGGCGCATTGGCATATCCAAAAGGGCAGGGTAGGTGGTTTTGTCATCGGGTTTGTTATAAAAGTGAACACAGCTTTTTACATCCGACGAAAGATAGATGCGGCAGGCCATCGGGCGTGCATCATAAGCCATGCAGGTTTTTTCTTTTAATAAAGGACAAGCGTATTTGGCATTCATCAATTCATCGCCTTTCAAGTGTCCGAGTTTGTCTTGTTTTTGTTTTGCTTTTTCCTGAATGTATGATACGGTTTCAGCGTCAAACATTTTATTTACGTTAGCCTTTAAATACTCCAGCTCGTAATCCAGCGCAAATACCGGTTGATGACAACACCAGCTGCAGCCTCGTTTGCAATCTATACTTTGATTTTGTTGCCGGGCATAAACAAACAACGAATCAATCAATCCGTCGATGGCCGCATACATTTCTTTTAATGATTGATGCAACGCGTCCTGCTCCATGTTCGCCTCAACAGCTTTCATAGCCAATTGATAACCATCGTGAAAAAAGGCTTTTTCGAGTTGTTCAAATTGTGGATTTGTGGTCATAGTAATATTTTTGTTTAAAATATTGAATTTACGATTCAAAAACAATACTTAAATGACTTTGGGAAATGAAAAATAAAATTTTCCAGTAATTATAGTTGTCTTGGAACGGTCTATTGTTGCTCGATTTTTAGTCGTTTAAAATAATCCTTTGCTGCCCGTTTTACGTGTGGCGATAAAAGTATGGTTGTAATTACAGTAGGGAATGCCATTAGTGCAAAAGCAATGTCGATTAAACCAATGATTGTGCGCAGATTTGCCACAGCTCCCAGCAGAATAACAGCAACAAAAACGTAATTGTAAATGTGCTGGTATTTGGTTCCGGCAACGAAACCCAGGCATTTTACCCCATAATACGGAAAGGCAAACATAGTTGACATACTAAAGAAAATGGCACAAATGGAGAGAATGTATTTTCCGAAAACCGGGATGGCCGAATCGAAAGCATGGGCTGTAAGCGTAATCCCATCGGCGCTATTTTCCACCCATGTATTGGTTACAATAATGGCGAGAGCTGTCATGGTGCAAACTACAATGGTATCGATAATTGGTCCGAGCATGGCCACCAAACCTTCGCGAATAGGCTCGTTGGTTTTTGCGGCTCCGTGCGCCATTGGAGCAGTTCCCAGTCCGGCCTCGTTTGAAAATGCTGCACGACGCACACCTGTAATTATTATGGCACCCAGCGATCCGCCTAAAACTGCATTGCCGGTAAAAGCATCTTCGAAAATTGTTCTAAAGGCAGGAATAATAGCAGAGGGATATGAGAAAATTACGTAAAGCACCGTCACTGTATAGACAACAACCATGGTGGGCACAAGTCTTCCGGTAACTTTACCAATACGTTTAATGCCGCCAATAACAACTAAACCAACAATTATAGCGATAACAATTCCGGTAACAAGATCGGTAGTAAAGGAGCCACTAACATTCTTGGGAACCAAAACCACATCGCGAATCATTTGGGTAAGCTGATTAGCCTGAAATAGCGGAGAAACGCCAATCATGGCCATTATGGCAAAAAAGACGGCAATTGGTTTCCACTTTTTACCCAATCCTTCGGTGATGTAATACATGGGGCCACCCTGTATTTCGCCTGCATCGTCTTTTCCGCGAAACATAACGGCCAGCGAACAGGTAAAAAACTTGGTGCTGATACCAAGAAGGGCCGAAACCCACATCCAAAAGATCGCACCCGGTCCGCCCATGGTAATAGCAACCGCTACTCCGCTTATATTTCCCATGCCAACAGTTCCGGCAAGGGCTGTAGATAGTGCCTGGTAGTGCCGCAATTGTCCGGCTTCGTTCGGATCGTCGTATTTTCCGGTTAAAATGGAAAGTGCATGACCAATGTAACGCAGTGGTGCCAATCGCGAATACACCAAAAAGTAAAATCCGCCACCAAGTAGTAAAATTAAAACAGGAGTTCCCCAAATGCCATCGGAGATTTTTATAATGAGTTCACCAAGATTTTCAAACATCCCGCTAAGAAATGTAAAACTTATCAATTATCAAACAGCAGAATGAAAGATAAAAGTCAGGTTTTGTGATAAAATGATCGAAATGATTCTGAAGATAAAGATGTTGCAAAAAATGTAAAGAATACTTGACTTTTTCAGAAATGTAAAGTATGTTTGTCATATTGAACAGTAAAGTTTACACAAATGGAAGCCTACAGCATAATCGTTTTTTGTATTTACATCGGATTACTTTATTACATCATTCCATCCTCCGCTTTAAATTTTGATTTATATGAGCGTAAATTTCGTTTGTTACCTCACTGGTTTAAACTAGTGGCATTAATCTTTACGACTGTTGCTTTATTGGCAATATTCATTTTTCAAAACTCAGTAGTAAACAAGAATGAAATGATAATTTCAGTTTTTAACCTGGCATTATTCTTAATATTCTTCTCGAAACAAAAGACCGAAGACGAATTCTCCGAACAAGTTAGGTTTAAAGCCTTTTCCTATTCGTTTGTAGGTTTTGTTGCAATGTGCTGTGCATTGGGAGCTTCACGAATTAATGACTCCGATGGCAGAGAGTGGAGCAATTTTATCATTCAGGCCTTTATAGGAGGGGGATTGCTAATTGCAACCCTCTACTTTTATTTTACCCTTTATAAACTACGAAAAGAGAATAATTAATTATGGAAACCGAATCAATCCTATTGGGAATAGCCGCAGCTTTGTTTATTCTTGTTGCCGGTTGGATATTCAAAGATAAGTCTGAGAGCTATGTTTTTAAAACGCTAAACTTACTCCCGCGTTGGATGAAATATGTTGGGTTAATATGGGTGATTTTGTCCGTGATTCTCTCAATTATTTTTGATTTTATGTTTGACGTAAATAATATCTTGGGAATACAATCTGCAAATATTGGGTTGTTGGTGATTTGCTTTTCGAAAGATAGGGTAGAAGATGAGATGACAAACAATCTTCGTTTGAAATCTTTCTATAAAAGTGCTATTCTTGGATTTGCATTTATGATGATTATGGATTTTGTTGAACTATTGCTTGGAGGTGAGTCATTTATGTCATCATACGTATTAGTTGCAATTATATTATCTATGTATCTGTTTACTTTTTATGCAATAAAATCAAAAATAAGAAGTGCAGAATAGGCTTAAAATAGAACGTGCTATTAAAAACCTCACACAAGACGACCTGGCTAAATTGATTGGTGTTTCGCGGCAAACCATTAATTCAATCGAAAAGGGGAGGTATGTACCCTCAACTGTTTTAGCCCTTAAAATCTCTGAAATATTCGAAAAGCCAGTGAATGAAATTTTTGAACTGGATGATTCAGACTGAATAGATTTCTTGCAGATTTCTCGGATTACGCTGAATCTTTTGGGAGACTCATCTGCGAAAATCAGCGTAATCTGCGAGAAATATTCTTATTTCAACTGTATTTGCACAAATACCGGCAAATGATCTGATGGAGATCGGTTTTCGTAAGTATCGCTGATGGCTGCGTATTCCAACACCTTAATTTTATCGTTCACAAAAATG
It contains:
- the surE gene encoding 5'/3'-nucleotidase SurE, with protein sequence MQKNDSEKPLILVTNDDGIHAKGLRELVEVMQFFGDVVVISSEVSMSGKACGITVDQPLRAVPVEKIHGVPTFKCNGTPVDSVKLSFNSLFERTPDYVVSGINHGSNASISVIYSGTMGAAIEGGLHGVPSIGFSLDDYSSEADFSKAKLVVARVFQSVIENGIPAFTCLNVNIPKGKPEGIKVCRQAHGKWMEEFEKRTDPHGREYHWLSGYFQNLDEETEDTDIFALENNFATVVPVRVDMTCYETKEQIKSWKF
- the lpxB gene encoding lipid-A-disaccharide synthase, coding for MRYYIIAGEASGDLHGSNLMKELKAADKKAGFRFFGGDKMQAVGGELVKHYREMAFMGFVNVILNIRTIKRNMEFCKKDLINYKPDVLILIDYPGFNLRIAEFAKLNNIRVYYYISPKLWAWKEYRVKKVRAFVDELFTIFPFETEFYKKHGIDVNYVGNPLFDSIKEFEKTAQSSADFKANNGLDERPIIALLAGSRVQEIKGTLPVMKKAVEGRDDYQVVLAGVSSVDKALYDGILQGSNIKVLYESTYDLLNNAHTALVASGTAALETALFHVPQTVLYKVEGGVLVHYIMAAVLKIDWVSLPNIILGKMAVKELLQKDMTVKKVTAELDRLLADETYRSRILSDYQEMQQLMGEPGCSKRAAEKMVSLLQ
- the gldG gene encoding gliding motility-associated ABC transporter substrate-binding protein GldG; this encodes MYSLFKKEIKTFLGSLIGYLAVLVFLLVTGLFLWIFPGNYNIPDNNYATLQGLFTLAPWLYLFLVPAITMRMFADEKRSGTIEILLTRPLADFQLVMAKFLAGLVLVVFSLLPTFLYFISVYWLGNPVGSIDTGATWGSFMGLFFLATIYVAIGIFASSLTDNQIVSFIFGMSLSFIFYLGFEFVASAEVPYLLEQLFSWLSINDHYLSISRGVVDMRDILYFIGMAFLFLYGTTLILRKGKLRKTKAKVRAVVIPLAVLLVLAISSNFLYRIDLTAEKRYSLSDVSKQMVSGLEAPVEVELYLSGELEAGLRKIQNEVLEKIAVLNAYSSAPIRVRIFNPYSIGNIEKQEEFIADIVNRGVPRINFGHKTEQGVSSRFIFPGAIIRYQNKELAVNFLKNNPYTSYENNFNHSVETIEFELVNAFHKLMRKKKSVLAFLQGHDEANQYEVADIARALSADFEIDMMEAADLEDSDVDILVIANPKKEFPETSKIAIDQYLMKGGKLMWLVDPVQVSLDSLSKGFQTYSFPNDMNLGDQLFRYGVRLNYELLQDVNCIQIRVNTAAPGNPPRYTLHPWYYSPLLTPNDNNPISRNLNWVKTEFVSSLDTVSANSTIQKEVILSTSPYARRIKAPSSVSLGNINNPPARELFTQSDIPVGVLLEGVFTSNYKNRMVENYGYSSADIITESQPTQMIVIADGGMITNKVNYSTNPPKIQELGYDEVSGQVFGNKEFLINAISYLDDKQGIMQLRGRSLKLRLLDKVKLREEAAFWKWLNVLLPLLLIIVFALVYNLVRKYKYNRS
- the dnaN gene encoding DNA polymerase III subunit beta, with the translated sequence MKFVVSSTELLSHLSAISKVISSKSTMPILDNFLFQLSETELTITASDLESTLITSLELDNIEGEGAVAVPAKLITDTLKEFPEQPLTFQIDGDSYLVEIYSDNGKFSIMGQNAEDFPEQPQLDDEGASSIDVSHVVLQKGIEKTLFATADDELRPVMNGIYVELTPDFMSFVASDAHKLVRYRRLDAKAEFESSFILPKKPASLLKNLLPKEEFDVKLEFDDKNAFFTLSNYKLICRLVEGNYPTYNSVIPTNNPNKMIIDRLNFFNTVKRVSVFSNQASNLVKLNITDNQLVVSAQDIDFSISAVERINCEYEGEEIEIGFKSTFLQEILTNISTGDVKVEMSDPTRAGLLLPAENEEDEDMLMLLMPMMINV
- a CDS encoding 3'-5' exonuclease; its protein translation is MKLHLKNALVFLDLETTGINIVTDRIVEIALIKVNVDGTEEEKLMRINPEQPIPIEASLIHGIYDEDVKDAPTFKEVAKTLAKFMEGCDLAGFNSNRFDIPLLAEEFLRAEVDVDFKKRKFIDVQAIFHKMEKRTLAAAYKFYCNQELTDAHSAMADTKATYEVLKSQLDKYKGVEYEDAKGKKSTPIENDVNKLSEFSSYDRNVDFVGRIVYDENGVEVFNFGKNKGVPVEQVLQEQPGYFGWILNSEFPLYTKKVLTQLKLKMMSK